The genome window CCGTGACCGACGCCACGCCGTCGCCCGTGATCGAGACCGCCATCGCTCCAGCCTCCAAGGCGGTTCCCCAAAAACGGAAATACCGGTCCTCGACCATGATCGCGGACACAAGATCCGGTGAATAATTCTTAAGCCAGTCCGCGTGCTGGCGGAGATCGATGCTGCTCGGATGCGTCATGCCGGGGCCGCGTCCCGGGTGCGAGTGGATCCAGAGCGCAAAGTATGTTCCGCTCTGCGACATGGCGATCAGTGCCTGACCGAGGCGATCCGGGTGAGCTTTGACCCCGCCTGCGCTCGCGTTGCCGGTCACGTCAAACAGGGCCTCGATCGTCACGACATTGTCCGATCGACGACCGGCACCGACGATCATCCGTTCTGCGGGAAACAACGACTGCCTGAGCTCGAACATCATTGCCGACGGCAGCTCCATGACGTGCCTTCCCGTTCGCCTCGTCGGACCTGGTTCCGGCACCAGGCCCGGACCGACCGTCATAGCAGCGTGACCTTTAAGACCGAACCTGCTGTGCAGCTCCTGGCTCGCGGCGAACAGAAGGTTCAACGTTTTCGTCGTGATATTGGCCGCGCGATCGGAGTTTGCCGTACCATTGACGGCAAGCTGCTTTGTATTGGCAAGCTGCGTGGCCACAATGTCGGCCGCGGTCTGCGGGCTGATCGGGACCCTTGAGGTGACCAGTCGCCTGATCGCGGTGTGGCACTCGGTCAAGTTCTCGATTGCCGTATGCAGGCTTTCGGTTTGAGCCTGATCGAGGCTCGGTGCGCCGGTTGCGTACTTCAGGCCCTCGGTCCATTCGTTGAGGAGCGAGCGCTCGACGGTCTTTAAGGTGTCTCGCGCGTCATCGATATCTTGACCGGGTTTAAAAATCCGGACCGCCTTCGAAGGCAAGTCCTTTATCTGGTCGAACATTTATATATACCTCCTTATCTGTTGTTGATCGACTCATCTAAGATTTGTTCAAAATAGAGCAGCGCCTCATCGACATTTCTCGGTGACCGCTGCCAATGAAGGATGTACCAGCCGGTGCCGATGCCGAACTGTTGGAAGCACGCGTGATGCCGGTGCCTGCGGATCTCGCGCGGCGGATTGTAAACGTAAGCCTGTATGCGTCTTCGACGGCCGACCTCGATCCTCCCTCGGAATCTGTGGTCGCCCACCTGATAATGACCCTCATAGACCTCGCGATCGCCGTCCCGCCGTCTCGTCCAACCGCGCTCATCCCAGGCCCCTCGCCGCGCAGGCTGCACGGTCTCGGCCCTGACCGGCGTGACCGGCGTCACGGCGGCCGGTCTGACCATCGTCGCCGCGATAGGCGTCGGGCGGATCTGGATCACGTTTAACGGTGTGATCGTGACAACCGACGACGGTCTTATTATTGTCGCCGGGCCGGTCGGCCTGACCGTGATCGGAGCAGATGGAGTGATCAGTGTTGGCATGATGGAAAAACAAATGCCAGCAGGCGGCGTGCGGCCGCCCGCTGGGCGATAGGTGTCAGTCAGACGAAAACCGGTATGCCGGCCTCCACGTCGGACTTTGTCGCGAAAACCTTTTGGCCATCGCTGACAGCCTGGTAAAGGTCATCGTTAAAACCGAACGCTCCGCCCTCCGGCCTGTTGAGCTGAAAGCCCGTCAGGTTAAGCTGCGCGAGAACGTCGCGCGGCTTGGTGCCCGGAAGGATCTGGACGTCCTTATACTCGCGGCTGCCATCGGTGCCGGCTACGGAAATGATTATCTGTTTCATGGTCGTTACTCCTGTTCGTGATATCCGCGGGTGAACGCGTATAATACGGCTAAATCTTTAGCACAATATTATACTGTCAGTCTTACCATATTATTATGGCACAATGCAAGCATAAAAGTGGGCCTTGCAATATATCGTCGTTCGCAAAGCCCAGGTCTTAGTTAAATCGTATCGATGAGGGGCGAGCGTGTTGGATCCAAGCCCGCGTCTTTAATAAGTTTGCGGATGGCTTCCCGAACAAGATCAGACTGTTCCTGCCTCCGGTGTAAAGCGATAAACTGTAGGTTATCTTTCATCGCCGGATCTAAAAGGTACGTGGCCTTCACAAAATCACGTGTAGCGACCGCTTCGTCAGGTGACATCTTTTTGCCGCGTTTCATATTTTTCACCTCGTGGTTGATAGACTGTATTGCTGTATCAATGACACAGCTGTATAAAACTACAAACCATCATAACTCCATATTACCTGAATTGTCTACATCTTTCTGTTTAAATTTATGTGAAACTTGAGTGGAAATTTCCGGAAAATTTTGCTAAATTTTCGAGGATTCATTATAACTTCGACCTTCCGAAGAGTTATGAGCAGAAGTAAACGTCCGGATTCACGTCCGGACGAGCCGACATCTGGAACTGAAAAAGCGTATCGCGAGCGCGATCGGCGGCTCGGGCTGTTTATCGTAGAGGTCGCGCGGGCGACGCATGAGGGTCGTTTGCCCGTGAATCAGACCGATATTCGACGTTCGTTAAAAAAGAACTTCCGGCTCGATCTGCCACCCGCCACGTCCACTTCGTTGACGAACATTCTAAAACACGAATATAGGAACAAGATCTGGCTCAAGGTCGATGGTCAAAAAGTCACGCTCTTTTCCGAGGATGAAACACTCGTCGATTCGCGAGCCATTCGCGCTTTATATCTGGCTCGCGAAGAGCTGAACGATGACGGACACATTGCTTTAACGGAGTGGAAAGAGCTGTGCGCCTCGGAGCTAAACCTGTCTGACGAAACATGTGAAGAGTTTCTTAACGACTTTATCAAGTGCCGGTACATTGACGGCCCGGATAAACGTGGCTTCTTGAAGGTGGATGTCCGTGCTATTGGCGAAGACGAGTTCTACCTCGCGGCGGCTGCAAAAGCTGGCCTTAAGAAGTCGATCGCTCGAACCAAGCCGGCGAGACTCTAGCCTTACTAGCTAGTACCAGGCGCTGGCTCGCCGTTGCCGGCTCTTGACAGCATTTTGATTTCTCGCTATCGTAACCGGTCAGCCTGGGTCCCAGAAATGGGCACTGACTGCTCACCCACCATCAAAAAACGGCTTAACTAAACCTCTTTTTCTGTCTCAAAAATCCAAATCGAACAGTCTTAATAATACCCCTGTTGCCTAAAGCCGATTCGGACTACGCTAAACCAGACGTTCGCGATTGTCCCCATGCCCATGACCATAAATAAACGCAATAAATCAGAACCGAATACGGCCTTATGGCGAGCCCGACGCAAAACCGGACTTGAAAGAAAGCAGTCGGCGTGGCTTCTCGGCCATCGGACGCCTGACACGATCGCCCGATACGAGCGCGGCGAGACGGAGCCGAGCCTTGATAATGCGGTCAAATTATCCATAGCCTATGGGTGTGGACTCGAGAAGCTTTTTCCGCTCAAGTATGAGTCTTTTCGGCGCGAGCTGGCGACAAAGGCTCTTTCCATACGGATGCAACCAACGGACGCGCGCCATGACCTGTTTGCTCGGATAAATGTTTGCAGCTACGAGGATGCTCTTCGCGATCCTGAGCGTTCAGCCGAATACTTTCCGCACGTGCGCGATCACGTGACGAGGCTCGCGAAGCGCCTTGCGGGCTTGTAACAAGCTAACCACTACTCTATATCAGTTTTTCTCACCTTTATGTCTTCCACCAACCCAAACATCTTATCCCTATCGCTAAGCCGAAATCGCCTTGCTTTCGCGGTTTTTAGACATGGAAAACTCGACTTTCATGCCGGCAAAACACTCCGTCAGTATCGATCGGTCCGTGCTCGCAACCGAGCATTAACCTCGATTCTCGCGAACCTCGTCGTGGCGCATGCGATTCATAAGATCGCGCTGCCGCGTCTAAATAAACAACAGCGGCGCTCAGCCGCTCTGTGCAGTCTCTACGAGGTCGCCAAGCAATTCTGCTCAAAGACTTCACGACCGCTTCTGATGCTTGACCCTGTAGAGTCTCGGCGTATGCTGATCAAGCGGGGAAAGCCATCGAAAGCGAACGCTCGTGATTACCTTGTCGGGGTTTTTCCTGATCTCAAACGTTACACCCGAGGAGAAACCGAATGGGAAGGTCGATATTACGACCATATTTTTACCGCAATTACCGGCGGCCTAGCGGACATCGGCTCCCGATCTGGAAACGTACCGTGGAAGGAAAAGACAGATGACTGATACCAAGAAGGGATATTCGGAGGGGTCGCCAGGAAACGAAACGGTCGGAATCGTTTCGAAAGAACCCGCTGTTTCTGATAGGGCGAATTTGAAACGGTATGTTCACCAAGTTTGGCGAATCTCCCAGCGCCGCAAGTCGCGGCCCATTGACAAAAAAACGAGCGCCCGCTAATTTTATGAGGCCAGGCCGTTCGGCCTCGGCTCTTCACTTCCTAACCCTCAATAGATGTTAAAAGGCTACTTTGCCTATGTTCGGGTTTCCACGCAGAGACAAGGGCAACTAGGCACATCTCTTACAGAACAAACGGCGGCCATCGACCGCTACGCCAAGACCTGGAACCTTGAGATCGTCAAGAGGTTTGAAGAGCGCGAAACCGCTGCCAAGACCGGCCGTCCGGTCTTCTTAGACATGGTCAAAGCACTGAAGCGACGCCAGGCTCGCGGAGTTCTCATACACAAGATCGACCGCAGTGCTCGGAACCTTCGCGATTGGGCTGAGCTGGGGTCACTTCTCGATTTAGGGATAGAGGTACATTTCGTCAACGAGAGTCTGGATCTAAACTCGCGTGGCGGAAGGCTTTCGGCTGACATTCAGGCCGTCGTGGCTTCGGATTACATTAGAAACTTGAGGGAAGAGACGATCAAAGGAATTCGCGGCCGTATCAAACAGGGTCTGTTTCCGTTTCCTGCCCCGCCTGGATACCTGAATTTGGGCTCCGCACGACCGAAAGAGATCGATCCCGTTACCGGTCCGCTGATCAAGAGCGCTTTCGAGCTTTACGCAACCGGCAGGTACAGTCTATATGCACTGACGGAAAAGATGTTTGAACTCGGTCTTCGAAACCGGAACCGGGGCAAGCTCTCAAAGAATGGTATTAATATCTGCCTACGAAATCCCTTCTATATGGGACTGCTGAAAGTGAGCACAATGAAAGAGGTCTTTGTTGGCCAACACAAACCGCTTATAACAAAGGCCCTTTTCGACGAGGTCCAGAACGTACTCGACGGCAAAAGGATAAAGAAAACGACGAACCACTTTTTTGTTTATCGCCGCCGCGTCCGATGCGGATACTGCCAAAATCTGCTCATTGCCGAACGCCAAAAGGGTCACGCCTACTATCGCTGCCACACAAGAAATTGCGCCCAGAAGCCCCTGCGAGAAGAGCTGATCGAGGGTCAGCTTTGCGAAGTTCTAAAGAGGATCGAGTTCGGGGAAGATGAGCTGCAGTATTTCGAAGTTGAGATCTTGAAACTACAAGAAACCGAACCAAAACGGCTCGAGAAAATGAGGCGGGAACTGTCGATGAGGGCGGAGCTCATCGCTCCACGTCTGAATCGCCTGGCAGACGCCTACATGGACGGTGTCTTCGATGGTGAAACCTACGCCCTGAAGAAGAATTCCCTGACCCGAGAGCGGATCGAGATCGGGGAGAAGTTGGCGGCATTGGAGGACGACAACGACCTTGTGATGTCTGAACTTAAGAAATTTCTCGAACTGGCAAAATCCGCTTATCTAAGCTTCAAATCGGCGAATGATGAGGAAAAACGGGAATTAGTCAAAACGGTAACCTCGAACATTACGGCAAAGGATAAAACCCTCTCAATTAAGCTGAATTCTCCCTTTGACAAGGTGTTCGAGCGACACAGCGGCCCGGGTGGTTGCCCGTTTCGGGATACATCTCGAACTTTATCCGCATCACTAAGCCAATTGTTGAAATTCTTCCGCGAAAATCAAGGCGGACGTCAGCGCGAGAAAGCCCCGGGCTGACCCTAATTTGATCGCCGGGGGCTTCATTCTCGTTCGTACCGCTGGATTAATGCTTCTGTGGCGGGGCCGGGGTAATCATAGCAAGTCCTCGTACTTTATCAAGCTCTGCTCGTAGGTTATGTGATCTTACTCCATCAACGCGATGGTTGATCCTCCGAGTTCAGAATCGCCCGGTTCAAGCAAATTGACTTGAGGCATGGCGGGGCCGGCAATTCCCCGGACAGAGCCATAAAATCCCGAAGCGTTCAGCAGGATGCGGTCGAGCTGTTTCTCCCGCTCCTTCCAGATTTTTGTCATTTGAAGTTTCTCGCGAGAGTACCCATCCTGTATTGACTTGAAGCCTTCGAGGATGCCTTCAAACTGTCCCTTGAACTCCTGGCTTGTAAGAAAGTCGTATAGCATTTCAGCCTTGGTCTCCTTGCCCTGTTGGATTTGGAACCGAGCATGGACGTCCAAGAGACCATGCCGGAGGACCATAGAAAGACCTCGAACCTGCCAGAAGTTACAAATCCAAACTCCGTCCTGAAAAACATAACCGTCGCAGCCGTCGGGCATAGCCGCAGTCACAAGGACAAGAATGTCGGCCGTGACCACCTGGTTGTCTTCTCGAAGCTTCTTTAGCCAGTTTGCATCAAAGTTTTTTGTCCGCTTACTCTCGTAGTAAATTTTCCCGCATTCGGCACCGTAGGGGTTTCGGACACACTGCAGAGTATCGGCTCCACGCTGGCCCTTCTTAATTTCGGTAATTTCGTCGAAGACGTAGAGTTCCCTCAGTATCCGTTCAAGCTCCAATTCCTGCACTTCGCCTTGGAGTTGTACCGAGCCTTGGTCGGCCTTGCGCTTCATCTCGGCCGCAAGCTCCTTTTGGTCCTCTAATTGCTTCTCAAGCTCTCGTAGTTTAAACGTATATTCTTCTTCCACGGTGCCCCGTATCCTGGATTTCTCCGTTTTGAGTTTTTCGCTAAACTCAATTTCCTTTTCAAGGGCAATTTCTTCGCGCAGATCTTCCTTCTCGCGGCGCAACCGCTCGATCTCTGCCTTGGTCTTATTCAGCTCACGTAGACGGGTTGACTTTTCCGCGAGCTCGTTCTTCATCGCAGATATCTCCGCGTCATTCTCGTTTTGAAGGCGCTCGCGGATAACGCGCTCCAGTTCCTTTTCGCGTTCGGCCTGACGGGCTTCGAATTCTTTCGCGAGCCGACTCTCGACTTGTCGAGATAACACGTCACTTACGTCGATTGGTTCACCGCACTTGGGGCAATTGATGTTTTGTTCTTTCACAGCTAATGGGCCTCCTGAGATTTGATTCCTTTCAGTCTTAAAACTGATCTCGTCTCCTATTGCACTAGCCGTGCCAAAACCTAACTTATTGACACAATAGTAATTATGGCCGATTGGAATTTTCGGAACAGAATATTTCTTATTGGATCAAGAACTTATTTTCTATCCACGAGGTTAGGATCACCTCTCACGCACTCTTAGGAATACTTGGGTGCCCATGCCCTGGCCTTCGATGTTAGTCGTGAGAGCCACCAGGTTCGCACATTGGCTTTCATGAGGCAACGTGAAGTTATACTCCTTCAAGCGTGCGTTTGTGGACCAAGGGATTGCCCAATAACCCATTCCCTGATCGAGACGGATCTCGACGATCTTGCCAGAAGATAATTCGATTCTGAATGCCCGGCCGTGTTCTATTTCGGACCGCCGTTCGAAGATGTGGATGTTTGCTTGCAATCCTATTGAACCAAGCGTCATTTCCATCACTCTGTTCCTCGCATTCATATCTACCCAATTATGAAAAAGCCGCCATGGGTTCAGACGGACATCGGATTTGTCCATTGTTGAAATCCCGATCGCAGATGCCTCCCATCTCACCCCCACCAACGCTTTAAGACCTTTTG of Chloracidobacterium sp. contains these proteins:
- a CDS encoding helix-turn-helix transcriptional regulator; protein product: MTINKRNKSEPNTALWRARRKTGLERKQSAWLLGHRTPDTIARYERGETEPSLDNAVKLSIAYGCGLEKLFPLKYESFRRELATKALSIRMQPTDARHDLFARINVCSYEDALRDPERSAEYFPHVRDHVTRLAKRLAGL
- a CDS encoding recombinase family protein; translated protein: MLKGYFAYVRVSTQRQGQLGTSLTEQTAAIDRYAKTWNLEIVKRFEERETAAKTGRPVFLDMVKALKRRQARGVLIHKIDRSARNLRDWAELGSLLDLGIEVHFVNESLDLNSRGGRLSADIQAVVASDYIRNLREETIKGIRGRIKQGLFPFPAPPGYLNLGSARPKEIDPVTGPLIKSAFELYATGRYSLYALTEKMFELGLRNRNRGKLSKNGINICLRNPFYMGLLKVSTMKEVFVGQHKPLITKALFDEVQNVLDGKRIKKTTNHFFVYRRRVRCGYCQNLLIAERQKGHAYYRCHTRNCAQKPLREELIEGQLCEVLKRIEFGEDELQYFEVEILKLQETEPKRLEKMRRELSMRAELIAPRLNRLADAYMDGVFDGETYALKKNSLTRERIEIGEKLAALEDDNDLVMSELKKFLELAKSAYLSFKSANDEEKRELVKTVTSNITAKDKTLSIKLNSPFDKVFERHSGPGGCPFRDTSRTLSASLSQLLKFFRENQGGRQREKAPG
- a CDS encoding DUF2130 domain-containing protein, with protein sequence MKEQNINCPKCGEPIDVSDVLSRQVESRLAKEFEARQAEREKELERVIRERLQNENDAEISAMKNELAEKSTRLRELNKTKAEIERLRREKEDLREEIALEKEIEFSEKLKTEKSRIRGTVEEEYTFKLRELEKQLEDQKELAAEMKRKADQGSVQLQGEVQELELERILRELYVFDEITEIKKGQRGADTLQCVRNPYGAECGKIYYESKRTKNFDANWLKKLREDNQVVTADILVLVTAAMPDGCDGYVFQDGVWICNFWQVRGLSMVLRHGLLDVHARFQIQQGKETKAEMLYDFLTSQEFKGQFEGILEGFKSIQDGYSREKLQMTKIWKEREKQLDRILLNASGFYGSVRGIAGPAMPQVNLLEPGDSELGGSTIALME